The genomic window GCCTCACCAATCGCAAGATGTCATATAAAGAATAAATAAGCAAGGGGTGGTCTTTTGGTAGCTCGTTATGGTCTTCAAGGGACATGTTTAGATTTATGCTGTTCCCTGCATCATGTGCCTAATATGAGAATGCCTGCCATGTTTGCACGACTAACGATATGATTGAATAGAGAATGTCAGGCTACTGTTTGTAACAAAATGACTGTCTTCACATCTTTATTCATTGATATCAGTCAGCAAGGCTTGAAGATGAAAGCATGGCCTCCAGCAACTCTCAGTTTTaggacaagaaaagaaatctaacCGCATAGGAAACGTATGATGAAGCATGGAATACAATAATGCTATTGGTCCCCATGAAAAGCAACACTAATGGTGCTACCTGCAAATCGAAAGGCACAGAAAAGGTCCCACACTATATTGATGTGTTAAGACACCATGGTGGTCCTTGTGGAACAGCACTACAGCTGGCCTGAGTCACCTATGAAAGCCAACAAAATGTTTCACCCAACCTTGTCTTCAGAACAGAAGGTTTGATTCATGAGCCACAAGGAAAATCCTTTGTTCTGAAATTTACTTTCAATTGTGCGTGCAGGGCTGTATTCCTTAAGTCCTTATTTTCAGTTACGGAGCTTATTCAAAGTTTAAGAGCAAATCAATCTGTCTTTAGACTTCTTTTTTTCAAGTCattagaaaaaatagaagaaaaatcttAAAACCCAGGCTTGTCAGAGGAACAAAAGAATCATTTTCATCATCAGTCACCCACCCCTAGGTCCAAGTAGCACCATCATCATGATTGTCTGACATATCAGTTCCAGGTTTGCTAGGCCCAAAAGAATCCAATCAGGAAAAAGAGGTAGAAACAAAGTGGTTTTTGTGTCACATTATCAAGCTTTACATTTAATCTGAATCCGCATCTCATAATCCCAAAAGTCGTCCACTTTGAATTGCAATGACAAGGATCACAAacgaaagagaaaaaatttgtgaCTACACCATATTAACAGATGTCTTTGCATAATGCATAGAGAACATGATAGCGATCTTATCTAATAAGCACTACAAAATGTGTTAAAACCAATGTTCTAGGTCATCTACAGTGACCCATTCAGATATTAGATTCCTAAACATTATTAAAATACAAATGCCTACATTTTGCCGCAATCAAGATCTTTACAATCTGAGTCTTAGTTTTCTAACAGGTGTAAGTTGGAAAACATAGCCTTCAAAACTACAGTTGAACTCTCGTTTGACATGCAAATACTCTACCTTTTCGGTGTCCAACTGTCAGAATCCTCAACTTTGTTCCTACCTTCCTATGAGAGCTTACAGATAGAACTACATTTATAGAATCCGAATTAATTAAACCACCGACTCTTAATTATGATTGGAAATGGTAGGCACTAAGAAGGAAAGCCTAATAATCGTCATTATCTAAATCATTATGAGAACAGTAGATTCGCTTGAAgattaattactaattattcCAAGTTCAAGATGTAGACAGGTCAGATATTCTTTAAAAGAACTCTCATGCATAAGTATATGTGTCCACGTCTTGGATAAAGGAACCTTGCTCTCAGAACCCATAGATATCACGTGTCAAACTGACAGGATGCAAGATAAACGCTCTGATCCACCTTCATATTCTGCAAAAAGCCGTGATTCTTGAATGTACTGCTCAGATAATTTAACTTCAATTAAGAAACACCAAGCCACAATAATGAACTTTAGGCAATACAGAAGTATAGTAGTATTAAAGCATCTATTTAGATTCAGTAGGGGCTCTTTGCCATCCTACTGAAAACATTGGATATATAGAATTTCTTTTCCTGTTTGATAATAAAAGCAACACAGTTCCATGTTCTGCAAATACACTAAAATGTCCTTGCTGCAAACATCTCTCTGAATTAGTCACTCACACACCTAGTGCATCTAAATAATGAGTCAATTATTTGAATTACATTGAATCATGTACAGATATTATTGTGATCAAGAGCTCATGACTTGGAACATGAGGTATTGTTCTCATAGTTTTATCCTTCTGGATTCTAATATAAAAAGTACCTCATGTGGAAAGAATGGTCTCTTCTTATATAAAGAAGAGTCTTTCTTAACTCACAATCTCATGAGCATCACAGTTTTATCCCTCTGAATTCCATTCCAAAAGGCCTCACATGAAAAGGATGGTTCCTTTCTATATAAACCAAAGTTCTCCTTGACTCACAACTAATGTAGGACTAATGATGCCCTCCCTTGTACATGACAATAGATATTAATCATAATACTAATACTAAtttgtaattttttcaaaaaaataataaaaagagcCCACTTTTCTGACCAAGAAAGATAAGAGACTATTAAATCACCAATCTATGATCTGGATTTTCTCTAACAGAATCAGAATACAAGTAAATTCTATGAAAGTAGAAGAGCTAGCTAATTGGCATATAACCAAAGGCGAACTAAATAACCCAATACGCAGAGAGGCAAAAGATGCTCATTTATTCTCACTGGTTCCCCAAAATATTCTCAATACCTCCCCAAATCACAAAATATAATAAAGCCACAACCAAAAGAGCAAAATTTTTTAAGAGGGAGGAAGCACTTTCCTCACTATCAATCAAGAAAGCCTGTTTTCTGCAAGACGGCGTTGCGAACCCGGCGCAGATCCCTCCCCTTGAGCTTCCTTCCGACCCCCTCCAGTACCGAGAAGGTGTTCATCGGCGATCCACTCCTGAACTGCCTCGCGACGATCTCGTGGGGCGGCAGCATTTCCTCATCCCCCCCGGAATCTCCGTCGTCCATATGGAACTCCCCCCGTCCTCCCCTCACTTTCGACGCCACCGGCACGTTCACCGGCGCAGACCGGTGGTAGATCTTCCCTTCCGGCATCGAGAACGCGAACTGAGGCTTCGGCTTGGGGACCGCCGAGATCATTCGGCTGGTGGTGGAGGCGGAAGAAGGGGAGGTGGAGACAAACAAGGAGAAAGCGGAGACGACGGAAGCGGCGGAGGCAGCGGTCTTCCGCTGGAGGAACGGGGCGGAGGCCTTCGCCGTCGGCCGCTTCTTGTCGTCGTCCGCGAGAGCAGCGAGAATGCCGAAGTTCCGCTCCGCAAGGCGCCGGAACCCTGCTCGAGAGAGAGTGGCAgggctagggttagggttaggaccGGCGGCGGCGGGGGAGGAATTCATGGGGGAGCGTTTGCGGTCGGAGGGGGGTCGGCGCCGGTCCAGAAGATGAAGTCGTCGTGGAGTTCGTCCACGCCGGTGGCAGAGGCAGTGCCGGCTGCGACGGGGGGCGGGGCAAAGAAACCGAGGAAGCGGTCCGAGGCCGGGGATAGCAGGTGGCGGAAGCTCTCCGTAGGGAGGGTGAACTGAACGTGGACTTGATTTTGGGAAAGAGGGGAGAGGga from Elaeis guineensis isolate ETL-2024a chromosome 9, EG11, whole genome shotgun sequence includes these protein-coding regions:
- the LOC140850955 gene encoding protein S40-7-like, with the translated sequence MNSSPAAAGPNPNPSPATLSRAGFRRLAERNFGILAALADDDKKRPTAKASAPFLQRKTAASAASVVSAFSLFVSTSPSSASTTSRMISAVPKPKPQFAFSMPEGKIYHRSAPVNVPVASKVRGGRGEFHMDDGDSGGDEEMLPPHEIVARQFRSGSPMNTFSVLEGVGRKLKGRDLRRVRNAVLQKTGFLD